A single window of Aythya fuligula isolate bAytFul2 chromosome Z, bAytFul2.pri, whole genome shotgun sequence DNA harbors:
- the FKTN gene encoding fukutin: protein MQKINKNAVLALLSLSSLLFLLFQLAYYRSYLAHKNGAAFSKVRGSQSGQDSTRWHVVRKFLSLISSHNIPVYLIDPLILGLVDKDIEQIRSSSDGPSPECKYFCVPRDFTTFALLDKTWKHEVGLFRTAEKMGFQWLKVLNKDPRLDGMDDLSGTEIPLHYIFKLASHAIHLVVFYERSGNYLWHGPLRLKQHMDRKFVPFRKLHFGRYPGAYEKPELLLVSIDDLKIQIPKNPSSFLEEMTHSRFLECRYREARAFFQLYPDDASVDAVEFRKRAKSLLHLAALTLNNLGVKFWLSSGTCLGWYRQCNVIPYSKDVDLGIFIRDYKADIIPAFQKAGLPLKHKFGKVEDSLELSFQGEDDVKLDIFFFYEEDDHIWNGGTQAKSGKKFKYLFPKFTLCWTEFVELKVHVPCETLQYVEANYGPDWKVPVKMWDWKSSPSNVQYNGVWPVDEWDDVIQIY from the exons ATGCAGAAGATCAACAAGAACGCGGTGCTGGCGCTGCTGAGCCTCAGCAGCCTGctgttcctcctcttccagctcGCCTACTACAGGTCCTACCTGGCGCACAAG AACGGAGCAGCTTTTTCAAAAGTCAGAGGAAGCCAATCAGGCCAGGACAGCACTAGATGG CATGTGGTTAGGAAGTTTCTATCCTTAATATCCAGTCACAATATTCCAGTGTATTTGATTGATCCTTTAATTCTGGGACTTGTTGATAAAGACATTGAACAGATCAGAAGTTCTTCTGATGGCCCTAGTCCAGAATGCAAGTACTTCTGTGTTCCAAGAGACTTCACTACGTTTGCACTACTGGACAAAACGTGGAAGCATGAG gTGGGACTTTTTAGAACTGCTGAGAAAATGGGGTTCCAATGGCTAAAAGTCCTAAACAAGGACCCCCGCTTGGATGGTATGGATGACCTGTCTGGGACTGAAATTCCTTTGCACTACATTTTTAAGCTGGCGTCTCATGCCATTCACCTGGTGGTCTTCTACGAGAGGAGCGGTAATTACCTCTGGCATGGCCCCCTGAGGCTCAAGCAGCATATGGACAGAAAGTTTGTGCCTTTCCGGAAACTCCACTTCGGTCGCTACCCTGGAGCATATGAAAA GCCTGAACTCTTGCTTGTTTCCATTGACGacttaaaaattcaaattcCAAAAAATCCGTCCAGTTTTCTAGAGGAGATGACACACTCTAGATTTCTTGAATGTAGGTACAGAGAAGCTCGGGCTTTCTTTCAG CTGTATCCTGATGATGCCTCTGTTGATGCCGTGGAATttagaaaaagagcaaaatccTTGCTCCATCTGGCTGCCCTGACACTGAATAACCTGGGAGTAAAGTTCTGGTTGAGCAGTGGAACTTGCCTAG gCTGGTATAGACAGTGCAATGTCATTCCTTACAGCAAAGACGTGGATCTGGGGATCTTTATAAGGGACTACAAAGCAGATATCATTCCAGCCTTTCAGAAGGCAGGATTACCACTGAAGCACAAATTTGGCAAG GTGGAGGACAGTTTGGAACTCTCTTTCCAGGGAGAAGATGATGTGAagcttgatatttttttcttctatgaagAGGATGACCACATATGGAACGGAGGAACTCAGGCAAAATCGGGCAAGAAATTTAA GTATCTCTTTCCAAAGTTTACTCTGTGCTGGACTGAATTCGTAGAACTCAAGGTACACGTTCCCTGTGAAACCCTTCAGTATGTTGAAGCCAACTACGGGCCAGACTGGAAGGTTCCCGTCAAGATGTGGGACTGGAAGAGCTCACCGTCCAACGTGCAGTACAACGGTGTCTGGCCTGTCGATGAGTGGGACGATGTCATTCAGATCTACTAA